Proteins encoded by one window of Streptomyces sp. LX-29:
- a CDS encoding GDSL-type esterase/lipase family protein, translating to MDSRHDDAPDPRAAAPRTEGGATNWITTAIEPWILRGALDVERTAHGVLPHRLPAAAREQVPDASLAMAEAQPSGVRLAFRTRATAVELDALPTKIVYAGAPAPLEGVYDLLVDGRLAGRSGIAGGNLRTVDMATQSSIVRPGPPGTVRFTELPARMKDIEIWLPHREITELIALRTDAPVEALSRRGRRVWLHHGSSISHGSNAAGPTTTWPAIAAVRGGVDLINLGLNGNALLDQFTARAMRDTPADLISVKIGINLVNTDLMRLRAFGPAVDGFLDTLREGHPRTPLLVVSPILCPLQQDTPGPLAVDLSGPTPRFRALGDPADRAAGRLTLNVIRAELSRITARRATEDPHLHYLDGRSLYGEPDHAELPLADGLHPDPLGHQRIGERFARCAFADGGPFALPED from the coding sequence ATGGACTCCCGACACGACGACGCCCCCGACCCACGCGCGGCCGCTCCCCGCACGGAGGGCGGGGCGACGAACTGGATCACCACCGCCATCGAGCCCTGGATCCTGCGCGGCGCACTCGACGTGGAGCGCACCGCGCACGGCGTGCTGCCGCACCGGCTGCCGGCAGCGGCCCGCGAACAGGTCCCCGACGCGTCCCTCGCCATGGCCGAGGCGCAGCCGTCCGGCGTGCGGCTGGCCTTCCGCACCCGGGCGACCGCCGTGGAGCTGGACGCGCTCCCCACGAAGATCGTCTACGCGGGCGCCCCGGCGCCTCTCGAGGGCGTGTACGACCTGCTCGTCGACGGCCGGCTGGCCGGCCGTTCCGGCATCGCCGGCGGCAACCTCCGCACCGTCGACATGGCCACCCAGTCCTCGATCGTCCGTCCCGGCCCACCCGGCACCGTCCGGTTCACCGAACTGCCCGCCCGCATGAAGGACATCGAGATCTGGCTGCCGCACAGGGAGATCACCGAGCTGATCGCCCTGCGCACCGACGCCCCCGTCGAGGCCCTGTCACGCCGCGGCCGCCGGGTCTGGCTGCACCACGGCAGTTCGATCAGCCACGGCTCCAACGCGGCCGGCCCGACCACCACCTGGCCGGCGATCGCCGCCGTCCGTGGTGGGGTCGACCTGATCAATCTGGGCCTGAACGGCAACGCCCTGCTCGACCAGTTCACCGCCCGCGCCATGCGGGACACCCCCGCGGACCTGATCAGCGTCAAAATCGGCATCAACCTGGTCAACACCGACCTGATGCGGCTGCGCGCCTTCGGGCCCGCGGTCGACGGCTTCCTCGACACCCTTCGGGAGGGTCACCCCCGCACGCCGCTGCTGGTCGTCTCCCCGATCCTCTGCCCGCTCCAGCAGGACACCCCGGGCCCGCTCGCCGTCGACCTCAGCGGTCCGACCCCGCGATTCCGGGCCCTCGGCGATCCGGCGGACCGCGCCGCCGGGCGGCTGACGCTCAACGTCATCCGTGCCGAGCTGTCCCGTATCACCGCGCGACGGGCGACCGAGGACCCGCACCTGCACTACCTCGACGGCCGCTCGCTCTACGGGGAACCGGACCACGCCGAGCTGCCGCTGGCGGACGGTCTCCATCCGGACCCCCTCGGGCATCAGCGCATCGGCGAGCGCTTCGCCCGGTGCGCCTTCGCGGACGGCGGCCCCTTCGCCCTCCCAGAGGACTGA
- a CDS encoding DUF6314 family protein, translated as MNRTTSAPPPATASSAYPVSDVAAYLSGWWTVERAVVDLASGASGRFHGTAEFRPSDDGSCVLHIEEGELTWAGTTRRASRTLRLLPRPDGTAEVAFADGRPFHVLDLRGGHWAARHLCSADRYDGDFTAVSPDEWRLRWHAVGPSKNQRMESTYRRRGRGVPA; from the coding sequence ATGAACCGCACCACCTCCGCTCCACCACCGGCCACGGCCTCGTCCGCCTACCCGGTGTCCGACGTCGCCGCCTATCTGAGCGGGTGGTGGACGGTGGAGCGCGCCGTGGTCGATCTGGCCTCGGGCGCGAGCGGTCGCTTCCACGGCACGGCGGAGTTCCGCCCGTCCGACGACGGCTCGTGTGTCCTGCACATCGAGGAGGGCGAGCTGACGTGGGCGGGGACGACGCGCCGGGCGAGCCGGACCCTCCGACTGCTCCCCCGCCCGGACGGCACCGCGGAGGTGGCCTTCGCCGACGGTCGGCCCTTCCACGTGCTCGACCTGCGGGGCGGCCACTGGGCCGCCCGGCACCTGTGCTCGGCCGATCGGTACGACGGCGACTTCACCGCCGTCTCGCCCGACGAATGGCGTCTGCGCTGGCATGCCGTCGGCCCCTCCAAGAACCAGCGGATGGAGTCCACCTATCGCCGCCGAGGCCGCGGTGTGCCCGCCTGA
- a CDS encoding NAD-dependent epimerase/dehydratase family protein: MPRSSDGLRVVVVGATGNVGTSVVRELGRDPAVGSIVGIARRRPRWHPPKTTWVSADIGSDPGVDFVAHFRGADAVVHLAWLLQPSRDPLVTWRTNVLGSYKVFAAVAAAGVSTLVHASSVGAYSPGPKNRTVDESWPTHGWPEASYCREKSYLERALDTYELHHPGIRVVRMRPAFLFKKESATEQCRLFAGPLVPGRLVRPGLLPVVPDLPGLVFQALHTDDAARAYRLAVTRPVQGAFNLAADPPVTADVLAELLAARPVRLPARPVRAALTAAWLLRAVPTSPYLFDAVLRLPLMDTGRARDELGWQPEHSSVEALRDLLAGLRESAAVDTPPLVAGPRY, encoded by the coding sequence GTGCCTCGATCGTCAGACGGGCTCCGGGTGGTGGTCGTCGGGGCCACGGGCAACGTGGGTACCAGCGTCGTCCGTGAGCTGGGCCGGGACCCGGCCGTCGGATCGATCGTGGGCATCGCCCGCCGGCGGCCCCGCTGGCACCCGCCGAAGACCACCTGGGTGAGCGCGGACATCGGGTCCGACCCCGGCGTCGACTTCGTCGCCCACTTCCGCGGCGCCGACGCCGTCGTCCACCTCGCCTGGCTGCTCCAACCCAGCCGCGACCCCCTGGTGACCTGGCGAACCAACGTACTCGGCAGCTACAAGGTGTTCGCGGCCGTCGCCGCGGCCGGGGTGAGCACCCTCGTCCACGCCTCCTCCGTGGGCGCCTACTCCCCGGGACCCAAGAACCGTACGGTCGACGAGTCGTGGCCCACCCACGGCTGGCCCGAGGCGTCCTACTGCCGGGAGAAGTCCTACCTGGAGCGGGCCCTGGACACCTACGAGTTGCACCACCCCGGGATCCGGGTCGTGCGGATGCGTCCCGCGTTCCTGTTCAAGAAGGAGTCCGCGACCGAACAGTGCCGGCTCTTCGCGGGCCCCCTGGTGCCCGGACGTCTGGTCCGTCCCGGCCTGCTGCCCGTCGTCCCGGACCTGCCCGGACTCGTCTTCCAGGCCCTGCACACGGACGACGCCGCCCGCGCCTACCGGCTCGCCGTCACCCGCCCCGTCCAGGGCGCGTTCAACCTGGCCGCCGACCCTCCCGTGACCGCGGACGTCCTGGCCGAGCTGCTCGCGGCGCGTCCGGTACGGCTGCCGGCCCGACCGGTGCGTGCCGCGCTCACCGCGGCCTGGCTGCTCCGCGCCGTCCCCACCTCGCCGTACCTGTTCGACGCCGTGCTGCGGCTGCCGCTCATGGACACCGGGCGGGCCCGGGACGAGCTGGGCTGGCAGCCCGAACACTCCTCCGTGGAAGCCCTTCGGGATCTGCTGGCCGGTCTGCGTGAGAGTGCCGCCGTCGACACCCCACCGCTGGTCGCCGGCCCCCGGTACTGA